A genomic segment from Polyangium mundeleinium encodes:
- the rtcR gene encoding RNA repair transcriptional activator RtcR, translating to MSSRPLVVFGILGTSLDAGKGPARWEKWRPTVSLCQHEDLLVSRLVLLAEPKFGELAKQIEEDVRHASPDTIVERIAVTWKDAWDFEEVYAGLHDIARAYPWKPEREDYLVHLTTGTHVAQICLFLLTEARYFPGRVIQTSPPRKEGRGGPGAYTIVDLDLSRYDRIASRFSRERHEGQSFLKAGIDTKNASFNRLIERVEEVAKASRAPMLLMGPTGAGKSQLAARIYELKKARRQIQGEFVPINCATLRGDAAMATLFGHKKGAYTGAVADRPGLLRKADGGLLFLDEIGELGLDEQAMLLRAIEQKAFYPVGADQEVKSDFLLIAGTNRDLGARAARGDFREDLYARINLWTFRLPALRERPEDIEPNLAYELELASRLLGVNVTMNRAAREAFLDFAASPRALWIGNFRDLNACVTRMATLAHGGRITKENVAEEIERLELAWASGRIHLPNGSSAGGGEILAEVLGAEASAKLDRFDRAQLEEVLRICRASRTLSEAGRTLFAESRKERTTVNDADRLRKYLARFGLDWQTASGRST from the coding sequence ATGTCCTCTCGACCTCTCGTCGTGTTCGGCATCCTCGGCACCTCGCTCGACGCGGGCAAAGGCCCGGCGCGCTGGGAGAAGTGGCGGCCCACGGTCTCGCTTTGCCAGCACGAGGACCTGCTCGTGAGCCGCCTCGTCTTGCTTGCGGAGCCCAAATTCGGCGAGCTCGCCAAGCAGATCGAAGAGGACGTCCGCCACGCCTCGCCCGACACGATCGTAGAGCGAATCGCGGTCACCTGGAAGGATGCCTGGGACTTCGAGGAGGTTTATGCCGGCCTCCACGACATCGCGCGCGCCTATCCGTGGAAACCCGAGCGCGAGGATTATCTCGTCCACCTCACGACGGGCACCCATGTCGCGCAGATATGCCTCTTCCTCCTGACGGAAGCCCGTTATTTCCCGGGCCGCGTCATTCAGACCTCGCCGCCGCGCAAGGAGGGCCGCGGTGGCCCCGGCGCGTATACGATCGTCGACCTCGACCTCTCCCGGTATGACCGCATTGCGTCGCGCTTCTCCCGCGAGCGCCACGAGGGCCAGAGCTTCCTCAAGGCGGGCATCGACACCAAGAATGCCTCGTTCAATCGCCTGATCGAGCGCGTCGAGGAGGTCGCCAAGGCCTCGCGCGCCCCGATGCTCCTCATGGGCCCCACGGGCGCCGGCAAGAGCCAGCTCGCCGCGCGCATTTACGAGCTCAAGAAAGCGCGACGCCAGATCCAGGGCGAGTTCGTCCCGATCAACTGCGCCACGCTCCGCGGCGACGCGGCCATGGCCACGCTCTTTGGCCATAAAAAAGGCGCGTACACCGGCGCCGTCGCCGATCGCCCGGGCCTTCTGCGCAAGGCCGACGGCGGACTCCTCTTCCTCGACGAAATCGGCGAGCTCGGCCTCGACGAGCAGGCCATGCTCCTCCGCGCGATCGAGCAAAAGGCGTTTTATCCGGTCGGCGCGGACCAGGAGGTCAAGAGTGATTTCCTCCTCATCGCCGGCACGAACCGTGACCTCGGGGCCCGCGCGGCGCGCGGCGATTTTCGCGAGGACCTATACGCCCGTATCAACCTCTGGACCTTCCGCCTCCCGGCCCTGCGCGAGCGCCCCGAGGACATCGAGCCGAACCTCGCGTACGAACTCGAACTCGCCTCGCGCCTCCTCGGCGTCAACGTCACCATGAACCGCGCCGCGCGCGAGGCATTCCTCGATTTCGCCGCCTCCCCGCGCGCCCTCTGGATCGGCAATTTCCGCGACCTCAACGCCTGCGTCACCCGCATGGCCACGCTCGCGCACGGCGGCCGCATCACGAAGGAGAACGTCGCCGAGGAGATCGAGCGGTTGGAGCTCGCCTGGGCGAGCGGACGCATTCACCTGCCAAATGGAAGCTCCGCCGGCGGCGGCGAAATCCTCGCCGAGGTCCTCGGCGCCGAGGCCTCCGCGAAGCTCGATCGATTCGACCGCGCCCAGCTCGAAGAGGTCTTGCGGATCTGCCGCGCCTCGCGCACCCTCAGCGAGGCGGGACGCACGCTCTTCGCCGAATCGCGCAAGGAGCGCACCACGGTCAACGACGCCGATCGATTGCGCAAATATCTCGCCCGCTTCGGCCTCGACTGGCAAACCGCGAGCGGACGCTCCACCTGA
- the rtcA gene encoding RNA 3'-terminal phosphate cyclase, which yields MLTLDGATGEGGGQILRSSLALSMVTGQAFRVHSIRAKRSKPGLMRQHLAAVRAAAEVSGAVLEGDAIGSRELVFKPGAVKHGSHRFAIGSAGSATLVLQTVLPALLATAGNSSLVFEGGTHNPMAPPYDFVERAFLPIVRRMGASISARLVSYGFYPAGGGRVEVTVEGCPRLAALSLLDRGEVRRTQLRALVSQIPGTVGLREVDAFLAEVPWDRACARPEVVKNSPGPGNALVADVESEHVTEVFASFGERGVRAEVVAEKLAKEVKRYLEAGVPVGEHLADQLLLPMVLGEGGAFRTLSPSGHTRTQVEVIRTFLGTEVRMDERSAEACVIEVKGMRR from the coding sequence ATGCTGACGCTGGATGGAGCGACGGGCGAGGGCGGAGGGCAGATCCTGCGCTCCTCCCTGGCCTTGTCGATGGTGACGGGTCAGGCGTTCCGGGTGCACTCGATCCGCGCGAAGCGGTCGAAGCCGGGGCTCATGCGTCAGCACCTCGCGGCCGTGCGCGCGGCCGCGGAGGTGAGCGGCGCGGTGCTCGAAGGCGACGCGATCGGGTCGCGCGAGCTCGTGTTCAAGCCGGGCGCGGTGAAGCACGGGTCGCATCGATTTGCGATCGGGAGCGCGGGGAGCGCGACGCTCGTGCTGCAGACGGTGCTGCCGGCGCTGCTCGCGACGGCCGGCAACTCGTCGCTCGTGTTCGAGGGCGGGACGCACAACCCGATGGCGCCGCCCTACGATTTCGTGGAGCGCGCGTTCTTGCCGATCGTGCGTCGCATGGGCGCGAGCATCTCGGCGCGGCTCGTGTCGTACGGGTTTTACCCGGCCGGCGGGGGCCGCGTGGAGGTGACCGTGGAGGGGTGCCCGCGGCTCGCGGCTCTTTCGCTGCTCGATCGAGGCGAGGTGCGAAGGACGCAGCTCCGCGCGCTCGTGTCGCAGATCCCGGGGACGGTCGGGCTGCGCGAGGTCGACGCGTTCCTCGCGGAGGTGCCGTGGGATCGCGCGTGCGCGCGGCCCGAGGTCGTGAAGAACAGCCCGGGGCCGGGCAACGCGCTCGTGGCCGACGTGGAGAGCGAGCACGTGACGGAGGTCTTTGCGTCGTTCGGCGAGCGCGGAGTGCGCGCAGAAGTCGTGGCCGAGAAGCTCGCGAAGGAGGTGAAGCGATACCTCGAAGCAGGCGTTCCCGTCGGCGAGCACCTCGCCGATCAACTGCTCTTGCCGATGGTGCTCGGCGAGGGCGGGGCCTTTCGCACGCTCTCGCCGTCCGGGCACACGCGGACGCAAGTCGAGGTGATCCGGACCTTCCTGGGAACGGAGGTGCGGATGGATGAGCGCAGCGCAGAGGCGTGTGTGATCGAGGTCAAAGGAATGCGGCGGTAG
- a CDS encoding RtcB family protein, with protein sequence MKETTTHLTFETDGVPIKAWTRGVPFESEAETQVRRLASLPFIHKWVAVMPDVHAGKGATVGSVIATSGAIIPAAVGVDIGCGMIAVETSLTASQLPDDLKGIRSAIEAAVPHGRTNNGGPGDRGAWGEAPERVQKAWAALASGYEAIVKDNPSLGRGTSFGHLGTLGTGNHFIEVCLDERDHVWFMLHSGSRGVGNRIGSHFIDLAKKDMKRWFINLPDADLAYIPDGSETFGAYWRALAWAQEFARTNRALMMEATIMAVRKSGLLPPFELMNEAVNCHHNYVSKEHHYGKDVWVTRKGAVRAGEGELGIIPGSMGAKSFIVRGLGNKESFCSCSHGAGRKMSRSAAKRAFSLEDHARMTAGIECRKDEDVIDETPGAYKSIDDVMQAQRDLVEVVRTLRQVVCVKG encoded by the coding sequence ATGAAGGAGACGACGACCCACCTGACGTTCGAGACCGACGGCGTGCCCATCAAGGCCTGGACGCGCGGCGTGCCGTTCGAGAGCGAGGCGGAGACGCAGGTGCGGCGCCTGGCGAGCCTGCCGTTCATCCACAAGTGGGTCGCCGTGATGCCCGACGTGCACGCCGGGAAGGGCGCGACGGTCGGGAGCGTGATCGCGACGAGCGGCGCGATCATCCCGGCCGCGGTGGGCGTGGACATCGGCTGCGGGATGATCGCGGTCGAGACGTCGCTGACGGCGTCGCAGTTGCCCGACGATCTGAAGGGGATCCGCAGCGCGATCGAGGCGGCCGTGCCGCACGGTCGCACGAACAACGGCGGGCCCGGCGATCGCGGCGCGTGGGGCGAGGCGCCCGAGCGCGTGCAGAAGGCGTGGGCAGCGCTCGCGTCGGGCTACGAGGCGATCGTGAAGGACAACCCGTCGCTCGGGCGCGGGACGTCGTTCGGGCACCTCGGGACGCTCGGGACGGGGAACCATTTCATCGAGGTCTGCCTCGATGAGCGCGACCACGTTTGGTTCATGCTGCACTCGGGGTCGCGCGGCGTGGGAAACCGCATCGGGAGCCACTTCATCGACCTCGCGAAGAAGGACATGAAGCGGTGGTTCATCAACTTGCCGGACGCGGACCTCGCCTACATCCCGGATGGGAGCGAGACGTTCGGCGCGTACTGGCGCGCGCTCGCCTGGGCGCAGGAGTTCGCGCGGACGAACCGCGCGCTGATGATGGAGGCGACGATCATGGCGGTGCGAAAGTCGGGGCTTCTGCCGCCGTTCGAGCTGATGAACGAGGCCGTGAACTGCCACCACAACTACGTGTCGAAGGAGCACCACTACGGCAAGGATGTGTGGGTGACGCGCAAGGGCGCGGTGCGCGCAGGCGAGGGGGAGCTCGGGATCATCCCCGGCAGCATGGGCGCGAAGAGTTTTATCGTGCGTGGGCTTGGGAACAAGGAGTCGTTCTGTTCGTGCAGCCACGGCGCGGGTCGGAAGATGTCGCGCTCGGCGGCGAAGCGGGCGTTCTCACTCGAGGACCATGCGCGCATGACGGCGGGGATCGAGTGCCGCAAGGATGAGGACGTGATCGACGAGACGCCCGGCGCGTACAAGTCGATCGACGACGTGATGCAAGCGCAGCGCGACCTCGTCGAGGTCGTGCGCACACTGCGGCAAGTGGTGTGCGTGAAGGGGTGA
- a CDS encoding sulfite exporter TauE/SafE family protein, whose translation MPLVSQDLGFSSQNPLALVALFAVGFVASSINAVAGGGSLLSFPLLIAFGVPPLAANATNAVALWPGSLASAYGFRDQLARTKPYLRYLTLPTITGALLGAWLLTHTPERLFDFVVPLLVLLATLLLAFQARIRKAALHNKARVPVALGIFLQFLVSVYGGYFGAGMGIVMLGVFGLFIEGTLHELNAMKAWLGVAINLVASMFFLREGLLWLVPGFAVMAGAIAGGYFSARLSQRVDPDKLRRGIVVLGFAMTAWFFRAAFFR comes from the coding sequence ATGCCGCTCGTCTCCCAGGACCTCGGTTTTTCCAGCCAGAACCCGCTCGCCCTCGTGGCCCTTTTCGCCGTGGGCTTCGTGGCCTCTTCGATCAACGCCGTCGCCGGCGGCGGCTCCCTCCTCTCCTTCCCGCTCCTCATCGCATTCGGCGTCCCCCCGCTCGCCGCGAATGCCACGAATGCGGTCGCCCTCTGGCCCGGCTCGCTCGCGAGCGCGTATGGCTTTCGCGACCAGCTCGCGCGCACAAAACCCTATTTACGATACCTCACGCTCCCGACGATCACGGGCGCGCTCCTCGGCGCGTGGCTGCTCACGCACACGCCCGAGCGCCTCTTCGATTTCGTCGTCCCGCTCCTCGTCCTCCTCGCCACGCTGCTCCTTGCCTTCCAGGCGCGGATCCGCAAGGCCGCGCTCCACAACAAGGCGCGCGTCCCCGTGGCGCTCGGGATCTTCTTGCAATTCCTGGTCAGCGTCTACGGCGGCTACTTCGGGGCCGGGATGGGCATCGTCATGCTCGGCGTCTTTGGCCTCTTCATCGAGGGGACGCTGCACGAGCTCAATGCCATGAAGGCCTGGCTCGGCGTGGCGATTAACCTCGTCGCCTCGATGTTTTTCCTCCGCGAGGGCCTGCTCTGGCTCGTCCCCGGATTCGCCGTCATGGCCGGCGCCATCGCAGGCGGCTACTTCTCGGCGCGCCTCTCGCAACGCGTCGACCCCGACAAACTGCGCCGGGGCATCGTGGTGCTGGGCTTCGCCATGACGGCCTGGTTTTTCCGGGCCGCCTTCTTCCGCTGA
- a CDS encoding urease accessory protein UreD, whose product MPGAGSIVVERVASASTVLSARASAPLKLLVPRPRGASAWAYAATFGGGLLAGDSIDLEVRVGPGAAALCATQASTKVYKSELGQLACQTLSATVDEGALFALLPDPVCPFAGAVYQQRQRVELAPGASLVLVDGLVSGRAARGERYAFTSYRTVTEVVQENRLLVLDALTLENTAESTIAERMGRFDAFATAVLVGPQVETAAAALVESLTRTPLRSPDHARNPLLATTSAIPGGAVLRVAGEEPEAVAAFLRTSLAFLASLLGDDPWARKW is encoded by the coding sequence GTGCCTGGTGCCGGATCGATCGTCGTCGAGCGCGTCGCCTCCGCGTCCACGGTCCTCAGCGCGCGCGCGTCCGCGCCGCTCAAGCTCCTCGTCCCGCGCCCGCGCGGCGCATCCGCGTGGGCGTATGCGGCGACCTTCGGCGGCGGCTTGCTCGCGGGCGACTCCATCGACCTCGAGGTCCGCGTCGGCCCCGGCGCGGCGGCGCTTTGCGCCACGCAGGCCTCCACGAAGGTCTACAAAAGCGAACTCGGACAATTGGCTTGCCAAACCTTGTCGGCGACGGTCGACGAGGGCGCCCTTTTTGCCCTGCTCCCGGATCCGGTTTGTCCTTTTGCCGGCGCCGTCTACCAGCAGCGCCAGCGGGTCGAGCTCGCGCCCGGCGCCTCCCTCGTCCTCGTCGATGGCCTCGTCTCGGGCCGCGCGGCGCGCGGCGAGCGGTATGCATTCACCTCGTACCGGACCGTCACCGAGGTCGTCCAGGAGAACCGCCTTCTCGTGCTCGATGCGCTCACGCTCGAAAATACCGCCGAATCCACCATTGCCGAACGTATGGGGCGGTTCGATGCGTTCGCGACGGCCGTCCTCGTCGGCCCGCAGGTCGAGACGGCCGCGGCCGCCCTCGTCGAATCCCTCACGCGTACGCCCCTCCGCTCCCCGGATCACGCACGAAACCCCCTGCTCGCGACCACGAGCGCCATCCCCGGAGGCGCCGTGCTGCGCGTGGCGGGCGAGGAGCCGGAAGCCGTCGCGGCCTTCCTCCGCACTTCCCTCGCTTTCCTCGCCTCGCTCCTCGGTGACGATCCCTGGGCGAGAAAATGGTAG
- a CDS encoding PD-(D/E)XK nuclease family protein has protein sequence MSPRSEERLRAAEVFLGEGNADAVALLVGPSRGAALDLAARVGSSRGAIFGLHRLTLGQLAARLAAPELARRRLAPATPLGVEAVVARAVASALEAGALGYFAPVARTPSFASTLAATLSELRVEGIGPAEIRGDDPRRRDLRELARRYDEQRERARIADRAEVLAAAMVAVREASEIRRARLVLLDVPIASRLEERFVAELVAAAEVTFATAPTGDDRAVEALAALASEVVTDRSERSHSSLSRLHQYLFAAAELPVAEAGEDVSFFSAPGEGRECVEITRRILAEARRGVPFDDIAVFLRAPDTYAALLESALRRAKIPAHFAIGAARPDPSGRAFLALLACRAEDLSPRRFAEYLSLAPMPKENVAAEAAPQPLMPRADLFGALLEGETSAKRMRREQASEGARVPARSAPIGWERLLTKASIVGRKERWAERLAALEKAFKRELALLRRRDPSSPRIETVEREIEALSELTRFALPLVEALALLPDHGSWGVWIEELGKLARMALEEPEDVLSALSELAPMAELPAVSFDEVRRVLEGRLGSRVTPPSGRRYGAVFVGTPELARGRSFAVVFVPGLAERLFPEAPREDPILLDGDRRVISKALRMQADRSRNERLLLRLSVGAARERVHLSYPRVEVAAGRPRVPSFYGLDVRRATTGTLPDHDALERDAASASGARLAWPAPAEPEDAIDDAEHDLAMLGRLLHGGEEAEAAGRAQYLLDLNPHLARSLRARSARWDKPVTHHDGIVRKTAATAAVLAASRLRVRPYAVTALEKFAACPYRFLLAAIHRLPARERRGSPDRLDPISRGVLFHRVQAETLAALEREGALPFGPEGLSRAEAVLDERLDAAAREHEERTLPPVESVFRDEIERARVELHAWLARVADQSWLVWPVRYDLAFGLPPHEHEDPRSVAEAALIEGQYLLHGAIDVVERHAATGHARVTDVKTGANFARPGLVIDGGEVLQPVLYGLAYEVVWKEPVADASLSFCTARGGYVEHVIELDEAARAKAVRVLSLVDEAIDKGFFPPAPRSGACETCGYRLVCGPHEERRAARKDESSLDDGALFTRLRMLRGEP, from the coding sequence GTGTCCCCCCGAAGCGAGGAGCGGCTCCGGGCCGCGGAGGTTTTCCTCGGGGAGGGGAACGCCGACGCGGTCGCGCTCCTGGTGGGTCCGTCCCGCGGGGCGGCGCTCGATCTCGCGGCGCGGGTGGGTTCGTCGCGAGGCGCGATCTTCGGGCTGCATCGGCTGACGCTCGGGCAACTCGCGGCGCGCCTCGCAGCCCCGGAGCTCGCGCGGCGGAGGCTCGCGCCGGCCACGCCGCTCGGCGTGGAGGCCGTGGTGGCGCGCGCGGTGGCGAGCGCGCTCGAAGCGGGCGCGCTGGGGTATTTCGCGCCGGTCGCGCGGACGCCGAGCTTCGCGAGCACGCTCGCGGCGACGTTGAGCGAGCTGCGGGTGGAGGGCATCGGGCCCGCGGAGATCCGAGGAGATGATCCGAGACGTCGCGATCTGCGTGAGCTCGCGCGTCGCTACGACGAGCAGCGGGAGCGGGCGCGGATCGCCGATCGCGCGGAGGTGCTCGCAGCGGCGATGGTGGCCGTGCGCGAGGCGAGCGAGATTCGAAGGGCGCGGCTCGTGCTCCTCGACGTGCCAATCGCGTCGCGGCTCGAAGAGAGGTTCGTCGCAGAGCTCGTCGCCGCGGCGGAGGTCACGTTCGCGACGGCGCCGACAGGGGATGATCGCGCGGTGGAGGCGCTCGCGGCGCTCGCTTCGGAGGTCGTGACGGATCGGAGCGAGCGGTCGCATTCGTCGCTCTCGCGGCTGCATCAATACCTGTTCGCCGCCGCGGAGCTGCCGGTCGCGGAGGCGGGCGAGGACGTGTCGTTTTTCTCGGCGCCGGGCGAGGGGCGCGAGTGTGTGGAGATCACGCGTCGGATCCTCGCGGAGGCGCGGCGCGGCGTGCCGTTCGACGACATCGCGGTGTTCCTGCGCGCGCCGGACACGTACGCGGCGCTGCTCGAGAGCGCGCTGCGCCGCGCGAAGATCCCGGCGCACTTCGCGATCGGCGCCGCGCGGCCGGATCCGTCGGGGCGCGCGTTCCTCGCGCTGCTCGCCTGCCGTGCCGAAGACCTCTCGCCGCGGCGGTTCGCCGAGTACCTGTCGCTCGCGCCGATGCCGAAGGAGAACGTCGCGGCGGAAGCGGCGCCGCAGCCCTTGATGCCGCGGGCCGATCTTTTCGGCGCGCTGCTTGAAGGCGAGACGTCGGCGAAGCGGATGCGTCGAGAGCAGGCGAGCGAGGGCGCGCGTGTGCCCGCGCGGTCGGCGCCGATCGGGTGGGAGCGGCTGCTCACGAAGGCCTCGATCGTCGGGCGCAAGGAGCGCTGGGCCGAGCGGCTCGCGGCCCTCGAAAAAGCCTTCAAACGAGAGCTCGCGTTGCTCCGGCGGCGGGATCCAAGCTCGCCGCGGATCGAGACGGTGGAGCGCGAGATCGAGGCGCTCTCGGAGCTCACGCGGTTCGCGCTGCCGCTCGTCGAGGCGCTCGCGTTGCTGCCCGATCACGGGAGCTGGGGCGTGTGGATCGAGGAGCTCGGTAAGCTCGCGCGGATGGCGCTGGAAGAGCCGGAGGACGTGCTCTCCGCGCTGTCCGAGCTCGCGCCGATGGCGGAGCTGCCGGCGGTGTCGTTCGACGAGGTGCGGCGCGTGCTCGAAGGCCGGCTCGGGTCCCGCGTGACGCCGCCGTCGGGGAGGCGATACGGCGCGGTATTCGTGGGGACGCCGGAGCTCGCGCGAGGTCGTTCGTTCGCCGTGGTGTTCGTCCCCGGGCTTGCCGAGCGGCTGTTTCCGGAAGCGCCGCGCGAGGATCCGATCCTGCTCGACGGAGACCGGCGCGTGATCTCGAAGGCGCTGCGGATGCAGGCAGATCGGAGCCGCAACGAGCGGCTGCTCCTGCGTTTGTCCGTGGGGGCCGCGCGGGAGCGGGTGCATCTTTCGTATCCGCGTGTCGAGGTGGCGGCGGGACGGCCGCGCGTGCCTTCGTTTTACGGGCTCGACGTGCGACGCGCGACGACGGGGACGTTGCCCGATCACGACGCGCTGGAGCGCGACGCGGCGAGTGCGTCGGGCGCGCGGCTCGCGTGGCCCGCGCCTGCCGAGCCCGAGGACGCGATTGACGACGCCGAGCATGATCTCGCGATGCTGGGGCGACTCCTGCACGGAGGCGAGGAGGCCGAGGCGGCGGGGCGCGCGCAGTACTTGCTCGATTTGAACCCGCACCTCGCGCGATCGCTCCGCGCGCGGTCGGCGCGCTGGGACAAACCCGTGACGCATCATGACGGCATCGTGCGCAAGACCGCGGCGACGGCGGCGGTGCTCGCGGCGAGCCGGCTGCGCGTGCGGCCGTATGCGGTGACGGCGCTCGAGAAGTTCGCGGCGTGCCCGTATCGATTTTTACTGGCGGCGATCCACCGGCTGCCGGCGCGTGAGCGGCGTGGTTCGCCCGATAGGCTCGATCCGATCTCGCGCGGCGTGCTCTTCCACCGCGTGCAAGCCGAGACGCTCGCGGCGCTGGAGCGGGAAGGGGCGCTGCCGTTTGGCCCGGAAGGTTTGTCGCGGGCCGAGGCGGTGCTCGACGAGCGGCTCGACGCGGCGGCGCGCGAGCACGAGGAGCGTACGCTGCCGCCGGTGGAGAGCGTGTTCCGCGACGAGATCGAGCGCGCGCGGGTGGAGCTTCATGCGTGGCTCGCGCGTGTGGCCGATCAGAGCTGGCTCGTGTGGCCGGTGCGGTACGACCTCGCGTTCGGGTTGCCGCCGCACGAGCACGAGGACCCACGCAGCGTGGCCGAGGCCGCGTTGATCGAGGGGCAGTACTTGCTGCACGGCGCGATCGACGTGGTCGAGCGGCACGCGGCGACGGGGCATGCGCGCGTGACCGACGTGAAGACGGGGGCGAACTTTGCGCGGCCGGGGCTCGTGATCGATGGCGGCGAGGTGCTACAGCCGGTGCTCTACGGTCTCGCGTACGAGGTGGTGTGGAAGGAGCCGGTGGCGGACGCGAGTTTGTCGTTCTGCACCGCACGTGGCGGGTATGTCGAGCACGTGATCGAGCTCGACGAGGCGGCGCGTGCGAAGGCCGTCCGCGTGCTCTCGCTCGTGGACGAGGCGATCGACAAAGGGTTTTTCCCGCCCGCGCCGAGATCGGGCGCGTGTGAGACGTGTGGCTACAGGCTCGTGTGTGGGCCGCACGAAGAGAGGCGCGCAGCGCGCAAGGACGAGAGTTCGCTCGACGACGGCGCGCTGTTCACGCGGCTCCGTATGCTCCGAGGTGAGCCGTGA